CCCTGTGGATGCGCCACAGGAAATCGTGGCGCGCATCTTCGACGGTGGGGCGTTTGAAGGCCGTCACCTGGCAGTTGACCGGGTCGACGCCTGAGAGCACTTTGCGTATGACACCGTCTTTGCCGGCCGTATCCATGCCCTGGAATACGCACAGCAGCGCTTGCCGATTCTCGGCGTAGAGTCGGTAGCAAAGATTGTCGATGACGGCGACGTTGTCCTTGGTGACGACTGCCGCCGCCTTTTCGTTGAAGGCGCCGTCGTAGGCCGGATCGAAGTCCGCAAGATCGATCTTTTTGCCCGGCTTGACTGTAAGCGGTTGTCCCATCGCGCGCCTCGTCCGGCAGCCGCCATCGGTGGACTGGCGGCCCGACAATTCGCGCGCCACTCGATCAGTCAACGTATCCGGCAGTAAACGCCATTATGTTTACTACGGCGTTGAAGGCATAGCACGGGGACTGGGGTTTTTCGGGGGTGTCATGTCCACGCTCGCGTCACCACGCCTTCGCATAGTTGCGAACTAACGTATTGACGCCGGCCTGGGCATGACACCCGAATGTCGAGTGGATCGCTAATGACGTTCAAACAAGGGACGGAGCGCCATGCCCCCAGGTCGACCCGACGGACGTGTCAGCGAGCTCAGGCTGCCGCGCCTGCGCAATTCCAACAAGCCGGGGGACGTTCGCGAGGCGCCTTCTTCCGCACGGGCGCTGGTCGTCGCCGCGGTCGACGGTTGGACTTTCGCCGTCGACGAGCGTTTGGCCTTCACGGGCCGGGGGGCGGGCGCGACGGCCGTCGGCTCGTCTTCAAAAACTGGCAACTCCGCCCGCAGGACGCGCACATCGCGGGGGGCCTCGATGCCGACGCGTACCACCTGCCCCTTAACCAGCAGGATGGTCACGGTGATGTTGTCTCCGATCAGAATCTGCTGACGCGTTTTTCGCGAAAGCACGAGCATGGCTACACTCCTTTGCAAGCTGTTTACTGTCGCGCCCTGTGACGGATTGCTAAATGCACAGCCCGTGCCAGCCGCCGGAGATTTCTTGGCTCGTTGACGCATCTTCCTGTCGCAGAAGGGGTTCACAACAGGGTGATGCGAAACGCAAATTAATTTAGTGTACGCATGTTTACAAAAAGATTTGTAATCTCTGTCCTGCCGGCATCGCACTGGCGGCAACCAAGCCGCATTCCTGGCAAACTACGGCAACTTTGCGGCCGTACGTCTGGCGATTCTCAGGATCTGGGGCAATCGGTATGCGAGATAATCCGCGCAAGCCGGAAGAAAAGGCTCGTCGCGGACCGCCAGCATCCGCATCGTGG
This DNA window, taken from Pirellulales bacterium, encodes the following:
- a CDS encoding carbon storage regulator → MLVLSRKTRQQILIGDNITVTILLVKGQVVRVGIEAPRDVRVLRAELPVFEDEPTAVAPAPRPVKAKRSSTAKVQPSTAATTSARAEEGASRTSPGLLELRRRGSLSSLTRPSGRPGGMALRPLFERH